Proteins found in one Salvelinus alpinus chromosome 11, SLU_Salpinus.1, whole genome shotgun sequence genomic segment:
- the LOC139533841 gene encoding myb/SANT-like DNA-binding domain-containing protein 4 isoform X2: protein MAILKHMGLQGKMTASQAMKKWENLKKRYKELKYPPPGVQVFPHSWRWYDLMSDAMEGRLAGSAPIIGPLPPGTSDSDFLPDARPRKRSMIGGIGVMGMHCDLDEMDTERATLETERAALEGEREVMGRERMALEREQAGLEREMANLDRERAQLEREKAAVERERGLIEKEKAQVARDRLAVDRDRVLLAEGRAAEENGAEGQSCKTGGQRVVGSLERTERFLKMFEKLVERM from the exons AT GGCTATCCTCAAACACATGGGCTTGCAGGGGAAGATGACTGCCAGTCAGGCAATGAAAAAATGGGAAAATCTGAAGAAGAGATACAAG GAGCTGAAGTACCCTCCCCCAGGGGTGCAGGTGTTCCCCCACAGTTGGCGTTGGTACGATCTGATGAGTGACGCAATGGAGGGGCGTCTGGCAGGCTCAGCCCCCATCATCGGCCCACTCCCCCCGGGCACTAGCGACAGTGATTTTCTCCCTGACGCCCGGCCCAGGAAGAGATCCATGATAGGCGGAATAGGGGTGATGGGGATGCACTGCGACCTGGATGAGATGGACACCGAGAGGGCGACCCTGGAGACCGAACGGGCGGCATTGGAGGGCGAGCGAGAGGTGATGGGGAGAGAGCGGATGGCGCTGGAGAGAGAGCAAGCAGGGCTGGAACGAGAGATGGCCAACCTGGACCGGGAGCGTGCCCAACTGGAGAGGGAGAAGGCagcggtggagagggagagggggctgATAGAGAAGGAGAAAGCGCAGGTGGCCAGAGACAGGCTGGCtgtggacagagacagagttctACTGGCGGAGGGTAGAGCAGCGGAGGAGAACGGTGCGGAaggacaaagctgtaaaacaggagGACAGAGGGTCGTTGGGTCGTTGGAAAGAACCGAGAGATTCCTCAAGATGTTTGAAAAGTTGGTTGAACGTATGTGA
- the LOC139533841 gene encoding uncharacterized protein isoform X1, whose translation MRLVCGRKPTRRRRDEGRKRRSALRCGPFAVLANMDATMENIEHTLPLYSNNAKKKSKKKVNSEYTYKLSEYETMDFVKLRVSNRYMFTGRRNASRLAWRAILKHMGLQGKMTASQAMKKWENLKKRYKELKYPPPGVQVFPHSWRWYDLMSDAMEGRLAGSAPIIGPLPPGTSDSDFLPDARPRKRSMIGGIGVMGMHCDLDEMDTERATLETERAALEGEREVMGRERMALEREQAGLEREMANLDRERAQLEREKAAVERERGLIEKEKAQVARDRLAVDRDRVLLAEGRAAEENGAEGQSCKTGGQRVVGSLERTERFLKMFEKLVERM comes from the exons ATGCGACTAGTCTGCGGCCGGAAACCAACACGAAGAAGAAGAGACGAAGGGCGGAAGAGACGAAGTGCACTCCGTTGTGGTCCCTTCGCAGTGCTAGCTAACATGGATGCTACAATGGAAAACATCGAACACACGCTACCGCTATATTCTAATAATGCAAAAAAGAAAAGTAAAAAGAAAGTGAATTCAGAATACACATACAAAT tgtCTGAATATGAAACAATGGACTTTGTGAAATTGCGCGTATCAAATCGCTACATGTTTACGGGGAGGAGAAATGCCTCTCGACTGGCCTGGAG GGCTATCCTCAAACACATGGGCTTGCAGGGGAAGATGACTGCCAGTCAGGCAATGAAAAAATGGGAAAATCTGAAGAAGAGATACAAG GAGCTGAAGTACCCTCCCCCAGGGGTGCAGGTGTTCCCCCACAGTTGGCGTTGGTACGATCTGATGAGTGACGCAATGGAGGGGCGTCTGGCAGGCTCAGCCCCCATCATCGGCCCACTCCCCCCGGGCACTAGCGACAGTGATTTTCTCCCTGACGCCCGGCCCAGGAAGAGATCCATGATAGGCGGAATAGGGGTGATGGGGATGCACTGCGACCTGGATGAGATGGACACCGAGAGGGCGACCCTGGAGACCGAACGGGCGGCATTGGAGGGCGAGCGAGAGGTGATGGGGAGAGAGCGGATGGCGCTGGAGAGAGAGCAAGCAGGGCTGGAACGAGAGATGGCCAACCTGGACCGGGAGCGTGCCCAACTGGAGAGGGAGAAGGCagcggtggagagggagagggggctgATAGAGAAGGAGAAAGCGCAGGTGGCCAGAGACAGGCTGGCtgtggacagagacagagttctACTGGCGGAGGGTAGAGCAGCGGAGGAGAACGGTGCGGAaggacaaagctgtaaaacaggagGACAGAGGGTCGTTGGGTCGTTGGAAAGAACCGAGAGATTCCTCAAGATGTTTGAAAAGTTGGTTGAACGTATGTGA